From the genome of Devriesea agamarum, one region includes:
- a CDS encoding MarR family winged helix-turn-helix transcriptional regulator yields MGEISDASQVGHQLLRMARLMSAVKHRFVESGAASDQTHYPILFALNNGPKRLTTLADITHTDISTVCRHVARLETDGLVQKVRDPDDHRARLLDLTEDGRHLLSTWTLRRERLLNHLMGGWPEADIAQLASLLGRLADGLTDSLPHLPEIVLASEDTHHQTENV; encoded by the coding sequence ATGGGTGAGATCTCTGACGCCTCGCAGGTCGGGCATCAACTCCTCCGAATGGCCCGCCTCATGTCCGCCGTCAAACACAGGTTCGTCGAATCCGGCGCAGCCTCCGACCAAACCCACTACCCCATCCTGTTCGCCCTGAACAACGGTCCCAAACGGCTGACAACTCTGGCGGACATCACCCACACCGACATCTCGACAGTCTGTCGCCATGTCGCGAGGCTCGAAACTGACGGCCTCGTCCAAAAAGTCCGCGACCCGGACGACCACCGAGCCAGGCTTCTCGATCTCACCGAGGACGGCCGCCACCTGCTCAGTACCTGGACCTTGCGCCGCGAACGCCTTTTGAACCACCTGATGGGCGGATGGCCCGAGGCCGATATCGCGCAGTTAGCATCCCTGCTGGGACGACTAGCCGACGGCCTCACCGATAGCCTCCCCCACCTTCCCGAAATCGTCCTCGCCAGCGAGGACACGCATCACCAGACGGAGAACGTATGA
- the hisD gene encoding histidinol dehydrogenase, translated as MTYLRRHDVRGRQLTVRELLTLVPRPAVDVHSVTPAVREIVQDVAARGAVAVSDWSQRLDGVRPPSLRVPQEAIAEAERNLDPAVRQALMTAIERVKAVDSQQRRQDDVVEVIPGGVVRQRWVPVRRVGLYVPGGRAVLPSSVVMNAVPALVAGVKQLALASPPQKEHGGLPHPTVLAACALLGIDEVYAAGGAQAIALFAYGSTGRTAGFADPDAPINGTDPAGAADAMDTTAPVNAAGPVNATAPVDAADSLYATDQVDPVDLVTGPGNVYVAAAKRLVNGTVGIDAEAGPTEIAILADDSADPTAVAADLISQAEHDVLAGSVLVTDSDELLTAVEKQLAIQVPQARHHSRIDEALRGPQSGVVMVDDIDQGLAVVDAYGAEHLEIMTRNAAEVASRVTNAGAIFVGPYAPVSLGDYAAGSNHVLPTGGTSRHSGGLGVQTFLRGIHVVEYSKEALAASREAVLTLSTAEDLPAHGRAVTIRLEDESSPSKG; from the coding sequence ATGACCTATCTTCGACGCCATGACGTGCGCGGACGCCAACTCACGGTCCGTGAACTCCTTACCCTCGTACCACGCCCTGCCGTCGATGTTCATTCCGTCACGCCCGCCGTGCGCGAGATCGTCCAGGACGTCGCCGCCAGGGGAGCGGTGGCCGTGAGCGACTGGTCACAACGACTAGACGGAGTACGCCCACCCTCGTTGCGGGTACCCCAAGAAGCCATAGCCGAGGCAGAACGAAACCTCGATCCCGCCGTGCGCCAAGCCCTCATGACCGCAATCGAACGCGTCAAAGCCGTGGACTCCCAGCAACGACGCCAGGACGACGTGGTCGAGGTGATCCCCGGCGGAGTCGTACGCCAACGATGGGTGCCGGTGCGCCGAGTCGGACTCTACGTTCCCGGCGGACGCGCGGTGCTGCCCAGCAGTGTCGTCATGAACGCCGTCCCAGCCCTCGTCGCCGGAGTTAAACAGCTCGCCCTGGCCTCCCCGCCGCAAAAGGAACACGGCGGCCTGCCACACCCCACCGTCTTAGCGGCCTGCGCACTCCTAGGCATTGACGAGGTCTACGCCGCAGGCGGAGCCCAAGCCATCGCGCTCTTCGCCTACGGCTCCACCGGACGCACCGCAGGTTTCGCCGATCCCGATGCCCCAATAAATGGGACCGACCCCGCCGGTGCCGCCGATGCCATGGATACGACAGCCCCAGTAAACGCGGCAGGCCCCGTAAACGCGACGGCCCCGGTGGATGCGGCAGACTCGCTATATGCGACCGACCAGGTTGACCCCGTGGACCTGGTCACCGGCCCCGGTAACGTCTACGTTGCAGCAGCAAAACGCCTCGTCAACGGCACGGTCGGAATCGATGCCGAAGCTGGGCCCACCGAAATAGCTATCCTCGCCGATGACAGCGCCGATCCCACCGCCGTTGCAGCCGACCTCATCTCCCAGGCCGAACACGATGTGCTCGCCGGCAGTGTGCTCGTGACCGACAGCGACGAACTCTTGACCGCCGTCGAAAAACAGCTCGCGATCCAGGTGCCGCAAGCCCGCCACCACAGCCGCATCGACGAAGCGCTCCGCGGACCCCAGTCAGGTGTCGTCATGGTGGACGATATCGACCAAGGCCTCGCCGTCGTCGATGCATACGGTGCTGAACACCTCGAAATCATGACCCGCAACGCCGCCGAGGTGGCTAGCCGCGTCACCAATGCGGGAGCTATTTTCGTGGGCCCCTATGCGCCGGTCAGCCTCGGTGATTACGCAGCTGGTTCCAACCACGTGCTGCCCACCGGAGGAACCTCACGACACAGCGGAGGACTCGGCGTACAGACCTTCCTGCGCGGAATCCACGTGGTCGAATACAGCAAAGAAGCGCTGGCTGCCTCCCGTGAAGCAGTCCTCACCCTCTCCACGGCAGAAGACCTTCCCGCCCATGGCCGCGCGGTCACCATCCGGTTGGAGGATGAAAGCTCACCCAGCAAAGGCTGA
- a CDS encoding DUF3054 domain-containing protein, with amino-acid sequence MKLPALALALDIILVVVFATIGRAQHGEPLSMSLVLLTAWPFLAALLLGHLALRSWHHPVRIWPHGVLLWAITVVGAMALRTLIGLGTATGFVVVTSITLAIFLLGWRLIALLVMRRSRANAAS; translated from the coding sequence GTGAAACTCCCGGCCCTGGCTCTTGCTCTCGACATCATCCTGGTGGTGGTGTTTGCCACTATCGGCCGTGCCCAGCACGGTGAACCTTTGTCGATGTCCCTGGTCCTTTTGACCGCGTGGCCGTTCTTGGCGGCGCTGTTACTCGGCCACCTTGCGTTGCGCTCTTGGCATCACCCGGTGCGGATATGGCCGCACGGTGTTCTTCTGTGGGCGATCACGGTGGTGGGGGCGATGGCGTTGCGAACGCTGATCGGTTTGGGGACGGCAACCGGTTTCGTGGTGGTCACCTCGATCACTCTGGCGATCTTCCTGCTGGGGTGGCGTCTTATTGCCCTGCTGGTGATGCGCCGGTCCCGGGCGAACGCGGCTTCTTAA